One segment of Arvicanthis niloticus isolate mArvNil1 chromosome 5, mArvNil1.pat.X, whole genome shotgun sequence DNA contains the following:
- the LOC117709037 gene encoding olfactory receptor 13C7-like isoform X1 yields MDRSNETSPVSHFILLGLSAHPKLEKSFFVLILLTYLVILLGNGVLILVTILDSHLHTPMYFFLGNLSFLDICYTTSSVPLILDSFLTPRKTISFSGCAVQMFLSFAMGATECVLLSMMAFDRYVAICNPLRYPVVMSKAAYVPMAAGSWAGGITNSIVQTSLAMRLPFCGDNVINHFTCEILAVLKLACADISINVISMGVANMIFLAVPVLFIFVSYVFILVTILRIPSAEGRKKAFSTCSAHLTVVIVFYGTILFMYGKPKSKDPLGADKQDLADKLISLFYGVVTPMLNPIIYSLRNKDVRAAVRNLVVQKHLTE; encoded by the coding sequence ATGGACAGATCCAATGAGACCTCACCTGTGTCCCACTTCATTCTCCTGGGCCTCTCTGCCCACCCCAAGCTGGAGAAATCCTTCTTTGTGCTCATCCTGCTGACGTACCTGGTGATCCTGCTGGGCAATGGGGTCCTCATCCTGGTGACCATCCTCGACTCCCAcctgcacacacccatgtacttcttcctgggGAACCTCTCCTTCCTGGACATCTGCTACACCACCTCCTCGGTCCCCCTCATTCTGGACAGTTTTCTGACTCCCAGGAAGACCATCTCCTTCTCAGGCTGTGCTGTGCAGATGTTTCTGTCCTTTGCCATGGGAGCCACGGAGTGTGTGCTTCTGAGTATGATGGCGTTTGATCgttatgtggccatctgcaaCCCCCTCAGATACCCAGTGGTCATGAGCAAGGCTGCCTATGTACCCATGGCTGCtggctcctgggcaggtggtatCACCAATTCTATAGTGCAGACATCTTTGGCAATGCGGCTGCCCTTCTGTGGGGACAATGTCATCAATCACTTCACCTGTGagatcctggctgtcctgaaactggcctgTGCTGACATCTCCATCAATGTCATCAGCATGGGGGTGGCCAACATGATCTTCTTGGCAGTCCCAGTCCTCTTTATCTTTGTCTCCTATGTCTTCATCCTTGTGACCATCCTGAGGATCCCCTCTGCTGAGGGCAGGAAGAAGGCCTTCTCCACCTGCTCTGCCCACCTCACCGTGGTGATTGTCTTCTATGGGACCATCCTCTTCATGTATGGGAAGCCCAAGTCCAAGGACCCACTTGGGGCAGACAAGCAGGACCTTGCAGACAAGCTCATCTCCCTCTTCTATGGGGTGGTGACCCCCATGCTGAACCCCATCatctacagcctgaggaacaAGGATGTGAGGGCTGCTGTGAGGAACCTGGTGGTTCAGAAACACCTAACTGAGTGA
- the LOC117709037 gene encoding olfactory receptor 13C7-like isoform X2, with product MFPSKLEKSFFVLILLTYLVILLGNGVLILVTILDSHLHTPMYFFLGNLSFLDICYTTSSVPLILDSFLTPRKTISFSGCAVQMFLSFAMGATECVLLSMMAFDRYVAICNPLRYPVVMSKAAYVPMAAGSWAGGITNSIVQTSLAMRLPFCGDNVINHFTCEILAVLKLACADISINVISMGVANMIFLAVPVLFIFVSYVFILVTILRIPSAEGRKKAFSTCSAHLTVVIVFYGTILFMYGKPKSKDPLGADKQDLADKLISLFYGVVTPMLNPIIYSLRNKDVRAAVRNLVVQKHLTE from the exons ATGTTCCCAAGCAAG CTGGAGAAATCCTTCTTTGTGCTCATCCTGCTGACGTACCTGGTGATCCTGCTGGGCAATGGGGTCCTCATCCTGGTGACCATCCTCGACTCCCAcctgcacacacccatgtacttcttcctgggGAACCTCTCCTTCCTGGACATCTGCTACACCACCTCCTCGGTCCCCCTCATTCTGGACAGTTTTCTGACTCCCAGGAAGACCATCTCCTTCTCAGGCTGTGCTGTGCAGATGTTTCTGTCCTTTGCCATGGGAGCCACGGAGTGTGTGCTTCTGAGTATGATGGCGTTTGATCgttatgtggccatctgcaaCCCCCTCAGATACCCAGTGGTCATGAGCAAGGCTGCCTATGTACCCATGGCTGCtggctcctgggcaggtggtatCACCAATTCTATAGTGCAGACATCTTTGGCAATGCGGCTGCCCTTCTGTGGGGACAATGTCATCAATCACTTCACCTGTGagatcctggctgtcctgaaactggcctgTGCTGACATCTCCATCAATGTCATCAGCATGGGGGTGGCCAACATGATCTTCTTGGCAGTCCCAGTCCTCTTTATCTTTGTCTCCTATGTCTTCATCCTTGTGACCATCCTGAGGATCCCCTCTGCTGAGGGCAGGAAGAAGGCCTTCTCCACCTGCTCTGCCCACCTCACCGTGGTGATTGTCTTCTATGGGACCATCCTCTTCATGTATGGGAAGCCCAAGTCCAAGGACCCACTTGGGGCAGACAAGCAGGACCTTGCAGACAAGCTCATCTCCCTCTTCTATGGGGTGGTGACCCCCATGCTGAACCCCATCatctacagcctgaggaacaAGGATGTGAGGGCTGCTGTGAGGAACCTGGTGGTTCAGAAACACCTAACTGAGTGA